A window of the Synechococcus sp. JA-3-3Ab genome harbors these coding sequences:
- a CDS encoding VWA domain-containing protein produces the protein MVQFDSQDPYEVIHRFKPIAEVPELTRETYVPRASTPLLDAMGRGITDLESGLSQLAEADRPARVVMVVVTDGQENASREFRKEQVEKMIKEKTEKDGWQFVFLSADLAAIRDAKAVGVAPVASLLYQKSGLGSKLAWASLAMRLSDYRSARLHSLMFLEEDRQHPDDPNKKKKNNKS, from the coding sequence TTGGTTCAGTTTGACTCGCAGGATCCCTACGAAGTTATCCACCGTTTCAAGCCCATCGCCGAAGTTCCCGAGCTAACCCGCGAGACCTATGTGCCGCGGGCCTCTACCCCTTTGCTAGATGCCATGGGTCGCGGCATCACCGACTTGGAAAGCGGCCTCAGCCAACTCGCTGAAGCAGATCGCCCTGCGAGGGTGGTTATGGTGGTGGTAACCGATGGCCAAGAGAACGCCAGCCGCGAGTTCCGCAAAGAGCAAGTCGAGAAGATGATCAAAGAAAAAACAGAGAAAGACGGCTGGCAGTTTGTTTTCTTGAGCGCCGATCTGGCTGCCATCCGCGATGCCAAGGCCGTCGGCGTCGCTCCCGTCGCCTCCCTGTTGTACCAGAAGTCCGGCTTGGGCAGCAAATTAGCCTGGGCTTCCCTTGCGATGCGCCTCTCCGACTACCGCTCAGCTCGTCTTCACAGTTTGATGTTCCTCGAAGAAGATCGCCAGCATCCCGACGACCCGAACAAGAAGAAGAAGAATAACAAGAGCTGA
- a CDS encoding phasin family protein, with translation MDNNSILRQLLLMGVGTTALLAEQLKKAADELVQKGQLKPEEASNVINNLLNQVKSEQSNLESYVQRQVRNVLQDLGVPRQSEMDELRGRLDRLERQVRNLENQVYRR, from the coding sequence TTGGACAATAACAGTATCTTACGTCAGCTCTTACTAATGGGCGTGGGCACCACCGCTCTGCTCGCGGAGCAGTTGAAAAAGGCTGCTGACGAGCTGGTGCAGAAAGGTCAGCTCAAGCCAGAAGAGGCCTCCAACGTCATCAACAACCTGCTCAACCAGGTGAAATCCGAGCAGAGCAACCTGGAGTCTTACGTGCAGCGGCAGGTGCGCAACGTCCTGCAGGATTTGGGTGTTCCTCGCCAATCGGAAATGGACGAGCTGCGCGGGCGGCTGGATCGGCTGGAGCGGCAGGTGCGCAACCTGGAAAACCAAGTTTACCGCCGCTAG
- the pyk gene encoding pyruvate kinase has translation MHSSESFRRTKIVATIGPASSNPAILREMILQGATTLRLNFSHGDHDLHRRNIRLIRQTAMDLGIQVAILQDLQGPKIRLGKFAEGSITLRSGDPFVLTSKPILGSQERSWVTYDKLAQEVPEGATILLDDGRVEMRVEAVDPEAGELFCRTIVGGTLSDNKGVNFPGVRLSIRAVTEKDKEDLYFGLNQGVDWVALSFVRDPSDVLELRELMAAVGKRVPIIVKIEKHEAIQQLPQILALSDGVMVARGDLGVELPAEEVPILQKRIIAMANCLGIPVITATQMLDSMAHSPRPTRAEISDVANAILDGTDAVMLSNETAVGKYPVEAVATMARIAVRIERDYFSPIYVDRRQHLRTLTLQELSQNNGSPGGNGSPRPKTLVTDSISRAVGEIAQELDAVAVMTLTKTGATARNVSRFRPRTPILAVTPHVEVARQLQLVWGVRPLLVMDLPTTRQTFQAAINVAQEEGLLKDGDLVVLSAGTLPGVSGSTDLIKVEVVKAVVAKGRGFGKGTVSGPARILRSSLDASKITAGDILVARATDANYVEAIKQAAGVITEEDGASSHAAVIGLRLGVPVLVGVKDATRLIRDGAIVTLDPEKGTVTSGADGLGF, from the coding sequence ATGCATTCGAGCGAGTCTTTTCGACGCACCAAAATTGTTGCCACTATCGGCCCTGCCAGCTCCAACCCCGCCATCCTAAGGGAAATGATCCTGCAAGGGGCAACCACCCTTCGCCTCAACTTCTCCCATGGGGATCACGACCTGCACCGCCGCAACATCCGCCTCATCCGCCAAACCGCTATGGACCTCGGCATCCAGGTCGCCATTTTGCAAGACCTGCAGGGGCCCAAAATTCGCCTCGGCAAGTTCGCCGAAGGCTCGATCACCCTTAGGAGCGGGGATCCCTTCGTGTTGACCAGCAAGCCCATTTTGGGATCCCAGGAGCGCAGTTGGGTCACCTACGACAAGCTAGCCCAAGAGGTGCCGGAAGGGGCGACGATCCTCCTCGACGACGGTCGGGTGGAGATGCGGGTGGAGGCGGTGGATCCCGAGGCGGGGGAGCTCTTCTGCCGCACCATTGTCGGCGGCACCCTCTCCGACAACAAGGGGGTGAACTTCCCCGGCGTGCGCCTCAGCATCCGCGCCGTTACCGAAAAAGACAAAGAAGACCTCTACTTCGGCCTCAACCAAGGGGTGGACTGGGTGGCCCTCAGCTTTGTGCGGGATCCCTCGGATGTGCTGGAGCTGCGGGAACTGATGGCCGCTGTCGGCAAGCGGGTTCCTATCATTGTCAAGATCGAAAAACACGAGGCCATCCAACAACTGCCCCAGATCCTGGCCCTCAGCGACGGGGTAATGGTGGCGCGGGGAGATCTGGGCGTAGAGCTGCCGGCGGAAGAGGTGCCGATTTTGCAGAAGCGGATCATTGCCATGGCCAACTGCCTGGGGATCCCGGTGATCACCGCTACCCAAATGCTGGACAGCATGGCCCACAGCCCTCGTCCCACTCGGGCCGAGATCTCGGATGTGGCCAATGCTATTTTGGACGGCACCGATGCCGTCATGCTCTCCAACGAGACGGCGGTAGGCAAATATCCCGTCGAGGCGGTGGCGACCATGGCCCGCATTGCTGTGCGCATCGAACGGGATTACTTCAGCCCGATCTATGTCGATCGCCGCCAACACCTGCGCACCCTCACCCTGCAGGAGCTGAGTCAAAATAACGGCAGCCCCGGTGGCAATGGCTCGCCCCGGCCCAAAACCCTGGTCACCGACTCAATCAGCCGCGCCGTAGGGGAGATTGCCCAGGAGTTGGATGCGGTGGCGGTGATGACCCTGACCAAAACCGGGGCTACGGCTCGCAATGTCTCCCGGTTTCGCCCGCGCACCCCGATCTTGGCTGTAACTCCTCATGTAGAGGTGGCGCGGCAACTGCAGTTGGTGTGGGGGGTACGGCCCTTGTTGGTCATGGATTTGCCTACCACCCGCCAGACCTTTCAGGCCGCCATCAACGTGGCTCAGGAAGAAGGCTTGCTTAAAGATGGCGACTTGGTGGTGCTCAGCGCCGGCACTTTGCCAGGCGTATCCGGCTCCACCGATCTGATTAAGGTAGAGGTAGTCAAGGCAGTGGTGGCCAAAGGCAGAGGGTTTGGCAAAGGCACTGTCAGCGGCCCGGCCCGCATCCTCAGATCTAGCCTCGATGCCAGCAAGATCACTGCCGGCGACATCCTGGTTGCTCGCGCTACCGATGCCAACTATGTGGAGGCGATCAAACAGGCGGCCGGGGTGATCACCGAAGAAGATGGGGCCTCCTCCCATGCGGCGGTGATCGGTCTGCGGTTAGGGGTGCCGGTGCTGGTGGGAGTTAAGGATGCTACGCGCCTCATCCGCGACGGCGCCATCGTCACCCTAGACCCAGAAAAAGGCACGGTGACCTCAGGAGCAGATGGGCTGGGCTTTTAG
- the leuD gene encoding 3-isopropylmalate dehydratase small subunit: MPSEVLTITGRGIPLVGNDIDTDRIIPARFLKCVTFEGLGQHVFADDRAQNPGQHPFDLPQYQGAEILLVNANFGCGSSREHAPQALAKWGIRALVGESFAEIFFGNCLALGIPCVTAPASVIQTLQGAVAENPQLRLTLDVLNKQVCWEDRTAAVEIPQGAWQMLVQGTWDATGQLLAARERIQEVAASLPYLRWQRVR, translated from the coding sequence ATGCCAAGCGAAGTTTTGACCATCACGGGCCGCGGGATCCCGCTGGTGGGCAACGACATCGACACTGACCGGATTATCCCGGCCCGTTTCTTGAAGTGCGTTACCTTTGAGGGCTTGGGCCAGCATGTATTTGCCGACGACCGGGCCCAGAATCCCGGCCAGCATCCCTTTGACCTGCCTCAGTACCAGGGGGCAGAGATCTTGCTGGTCAACGCCAACTTTGGCTGTGGCTCCAGCCGGGAGCACGCCCCCCAAGCCCTGGCCAAGTGGGGGATCCGCGCCCTCGTCGGCGAAAGCTTTGCCGAGATCTTTTTCGGCAACTGCCTGGCCTTGGGGATCCCCTGCGTCACGGCGCCCGCCAGCGTGATCCAAACCCTGCAAGGGGCGGTGGCCGAGAATCCACAGCTCCGGTTGACGCTGGATGTGCTCAACAAACAGGTGTGCTGGGAGGATAGAACCGCTGCTGTCGAGATCCCACAGGGGGCCTGGCAGATGCTGGTGCAGGGGACGTGGGATGCCACCGGACAATTGCTGGCCGCCCGGGAGCGGATTCAAGAGGTAGCTGCTTCCTTGCCCTATTTGCGATGGCAGCGGGTCAGGTGA